In one window of Halarsenatibacter silvermanii DNA:
- a CDS encoding nucleotidyltransferase family protein, whose product MKNVIPRDHQDQVDKAVEILKEAGCDEIYVYGSILDKDKESSDIDLAVKGCPPDKFFKVYSELMFALDYPVDLIDLDRDKDFAEYLMSKGKLLNVS is encoded by the coding sequence ATGAAAAATGTAATCCCCAGGGACCACCAAGATCAAGTTGATAAAGCTGTAGAAATTTTAAAAGAAGCTGGCTGTGATGAAATTTATGTCTATGGTTCTATTCTTGATAAGGATAAAGAGTCTTCTGATATAGATTTAGCAGTTAAAGGTTGTCCACCTGACAAATTTTTCAAAGTTTATAGCGAGCTGATGTTTGCTCTCGATTATCCAGTGGATTTAATTGACCTGGATAGAGATAAAGATTTCGCTGAATATCTTATGTCGAAGGGGAAATTATTAAATGTCTCATGA
- a CDS encoding antitoxin, with translation MRAEIKEDLESIKEIKSEFDDFIDHIDWENPKDNEQVIIGYKLHNFYNACENIFKNIARFFENVAENNEWHKKLLKRMKMEIEGVRPAVISHELYLILDDFRAFRHVFRHLYDGKLDWQKQKIVVDKFDRAANMMIEELEEFCDKLKEMA, from the coding sequence TTGAGAGCAGAAATCAAAGAAGACCTTGAAAGCATAAAAGAAATAAAATCTGAATTTGACGATTTTATTGACCACATTGATTGGGAAAACCCTAAAGATAATGAGCAGGTTATTATCGGGTATAAACTTCACAATTTTTATAATGCCTGCGAAAATATTTTTAAAAATATTGCCAGATTTTTTGAAAATGTTGCTGAGAATAATGAATGGCACAAAAAACTATTAAAACGGATGAAAATGGAAATCGAGGGTGTACGTCCCGCAGTAATAAGTCACGAACTTTATCTGATTCTGGATGATTTTAGAGCTTTTAGACATGTTTTTCGCCATCTTTATGATGGGAAATTGGATTGGCAAAAACAAAAAATTGTAGTTGATAAATTTGACCGGGCTGCTAATATGATGATAGAAGAACTCGAGGAATTTTGTGATAAGTTGAAAGAGATGGCATAA